From a single Lentisphaera profundi genomic region:
- a CDS encoding bifunctional metallophosphatase/5'-nucleotidase: protein MPYIHSAFIMIFLSLFCHAEQSLLILQSTDIHSNVFAEDSNHKANWLRMSSKINELRTQQGRSNTLLIDCGDTIQGSLSASLTRGAAAIKMLNYQDYDAWIPGNHELDFGSARFLELCKQSTIPVLSANFEFIPKKAFHFKPYLTYKRANKKIIVIGMQASFLEYWSTGSQFSNCRVWSAKEALAQIMPNIIKEKADLIILALHQGIAFRDDRKVNEVLDIAKLYPEINLILGGHTHREHAAYLSRSGVFYTQAGAHTEHLAKIIVNFSKKNPLKISSELIKIDHNTPIDAKAQELMKNIHQDLKQHLAKPITTLSKDLRAAKIGLNCEITHLIGHAVINASDADIAIHGRLSSKSLKQGPIGERELFDIIPYENDLFTVKVSPSELLQIMQEQMSYYKSYSFNAPINFTYDQKNDTIILKTKDLHKDKLSLCINSRVAASGGNRFPVLKTIISQASAKLTELPIKTRDAVRNQLKMKLPTFEKTLILK, encoded by the coding sequence ATGCCATACATACATAGTGCTTTCATAATGATTTTCCTCAGTCTTTTTTGCCATGCTGAACAAAGCTTGCTCATCTTACAAAGTACTGATATCCATAGTAATGTTTTTGCCGAAGATTCTAATCATAAGGCAAACTGGCTTAGGATGTCTTCAAAAATCAATGAACTAAGAACTCAACAGGGAAGGAGCAATACTTTATTAATTGATTGTGGCGACACTATCCAAGGCAGTTTATCCGCTTCATTAACTCGAGGCGCCGCTGCTATAAAGATGCTCAATTACCAAGACTACGATGCCTGGATTCCTGGCAACCATGAACTCGATTTTGGCTCAGCTCGATTTCTTGAACTCTGCAAGCAAAGCACTATCCCCGTACTCAGTGCAAATTTTGAGTTCATCCCCAAAAAGGCCTTTCACTTCAAACCATACCTAACGTATAAGCGCGCCAATAAAAAAATCATTGTCATTGGCATGCAAGCTTCTTTTTTAGAATACTGGTCAACTGGATCACAATTCTCAAACTGCCGCGTTTGGAGTGCAAAAGAAGCCCTCGCTCAGATCATGCCAAATATCATCAAAGAAAAGGCCGACTTAATCATTTTAGCTCTTCATCAGGGGATCGCTTTTCGCGATGATCGCAAAGTTAATGAAGTTCTTGACATCGCTAAATTGTACCCCGAAATTAATTTAATCCTCGGAGGTCACACCCACCGAGAACACGCTGCTTACCTCAGCAGGAGTGGCGTTTTTTATACTCAAGCGGGGGCTCACACTGAACACCTAGCCAAGATCATTGTGAATTTCTCAAAAAAGAATCCCTTAAAAATCAGTTCAGAACTCATAAAAATTGATCATAACACTCCCATTGACGCAAAAGCACAAGAACTGATGAAGAATATTCATCAAGATCTCAAACAACATTTGGCTAAACCTATAACTACCCTTTCGAAAGACCTGCGGGCTGCGAAAATTGGCCTTAATTGTGAAATCACTCATCTCATTGGCCATGCCGTCATTAATGCTAGTGATGCAGATATTGCCATACACGGACGTTTAAGTAGCAAAAGCCTCAAGCAAGGACCCATAGGCGAGCGTGAACTCTTTGATATCATTCCATATGAAAATGATTTATTTACCGTAAAAGTCAGCCCTTCTGAATTACTACAAATCATGCAGGAACAAATGTCCTACTATAAATCATACAGCTTTAACGCACCCATCAACTTCACTTATGACCAGAAGAACGATACCATCATTCTAAAAACTAAAGATCTACATAAAGACAAACTAAGTCTATGTATTAATAGTCGAGTCGCGGCAAGTGGAGGGAATCGTTTCCCCGTTCTAAAAACTATTATTTCTCAAGCATCTGCTAAACTTACTGAGCTGCCTATCAAAACTCGAGATGCTGTACGAAATCAACTAAAAATGAAGCTACCTACCTTTGAAAAAACACTGATACTTAAATAA
- a CDS encoding M28 family metallopeptidase — protein sequence MKIFLLVSVIFFCSCEAEIKSRINGERCIALVQKQIDFGPRLLNSPAAKQTAEWIAAEAKKHGWSVVIDEWTEKHRGKVNTYRNVICTLAGESDDFILLGSHYDTKTISGKPNFVSANDGGSSTALLLELMSHIPKNKIAVRAVFFDGEECEVNYSNNDGLHGSRRYATQLVLANTVKQCKAMILLDMIGDKDLHIAIPANGDKPLKDLLMKVAKKNDWGQYFSKGTNSVLDDHVPFVELGVPAIDLIDFSYGPGNSYWHTEKDTIDKLSPKSFQIVGELTLQVLEKLRP from the coding sequence GTGAAAATATTTTTATTAGTATCAGTCATATTTTTCTGTAGTTGTGAAGCAGAAATAAAATCACGAATTAATGGGGAGCGCTGTATTGCCTTGGTCCAAAAACAAATTGATTTTGGACCACGTCTATTGAATTCACCTGCAGCCAAGCAGACGGCTGAATGGATTGCCGCAGAAGCGAAAAAACACGGTTGGAGTGTCGTTATAGACGAATGGACTGAAAAGCACCGAGGTAAAGTGAATACCTATCGCAATGTAATATGTACCTTAGCAGGAGAGAGTGATGATTTTATTCTCTTGGGTTCACACTATGACACAAAAACAATTTCAGGGAAGCCTAATTTTGTAAGTGCAAATGATGGTGGTTCAAGTACGGCTCTGTTATTGGAATTGATGTCACATATTCCTAAAAATAAAATAGCCGTTCGAGCCGTTTTTTTTGATGGAGAAGAATGTGAAGTTAATTATTCGAATAATGATGGTTTACATGGAAGCCGGCGCTACGCCACTCAGCTAGTTTTAGCTAATACGGTAAAACAGTGTAAAGCGATGATTCTTCTCGATATGATAGGAGATAAAGATTTACACATTGCGATTCCCGCAAATGGTGACAAACCCTTGAAAGATTTACTTATGAAAGTGGCCAAGAAAAATGATTGGGGGCAGTATTTTTCTAAGGGAACTAATTCGGTTTTGGATGATCACGTACCGTTCGTAGAATTGGGCGTGCCTGCGATTGATCTAATCGACTTTAGTTATGGTCCAGGGAACTCTTATTGGCATACAGAAAAAGATACGATTGATAAATTATCGCCTAAGAGTTTTCAAATTGTGGGTGAGCTAACTTTACAAGTGCTGGAAAAATTACGTCCATAA
- the miaA gene encoding tRNA (adenosine(37)-N6)-dimethylallyltransferase MiaA, whose translation MNKKLISILGPTASGKSSLAFALAKKLQCPIISCDSMQNYRKLDIGSAKPSIDELKQIKHHMVDELDINQSWTAAAFYEQAEEIRLEHQKNEQALIMAGGTGLYAKMFLYGADTLPSDKTLAQEIRERYEQEGSTHIFAELAKIDPLSAEKLKDNDRRMLRAYEAAKLLNGPLPERSFAQEPRFDCRQIILMPAAELSRELIAKRCIKMLSEGWIEEAQELIQQGLLESPTACQALGYKEIQQFLLGALDRNELQERLIIKTCQYAKRQRTWFRNQHPGAEVFTYQNSEERELVFKTILDEF comes from the coding sequence ATGAACAAAAAGCTGATTAGTATCCTTGGTCCTACTGCTAGTGGCAAGAGCTCCTTGGCCTTTGCTTTAGCAAAAAAACTCCAGTGCCCCATCATTTCTTGTGATTCAATGCAGAATTACCGCAAACTTGACATTGGCAGTGCTAAACCAAGCATCGACGAATTAAAACAAATTAAGCATCACATGGTTGATGAGTTAGATATTAATCAATCATGGACTGCTGCCGCCTTTTACGAACAAGCCGAGGAAATCAGACTTGAGCATCAAAAAAATGAACAAGCACTGATCATGGCAGGCGGCACCGGACTCTATGCAAAAATGTTTCTCTATGGCGCCGACACCCTGCCCAGCGATAAAACTTTGGCACAGGAAATTCGTGAGCGCTATGAACAAGAAGGATCTACCCACATTTTTGCTGAACTCGCAAAAATTGATCCGCTGAGTGCTGAAAAACTCAAAGATAACGATCGCCGTATGTTGCGCGCCTATGAAGCTGCGAAACTATTAAATGGCCCTTTACCGGAAAGAAGCTTTGCACAAGAGCCTCGCTTTGATTGTCGCCAGATCATCCTCATGCCTGCAGCTGAATTAAGCCGTGAACTCATTGCTAAACGCTGCATTAAAATGTTAAGTGAAGGATGGATAGAAGAGGCTCAAGAACTCATCCAACAAGGACTACTAGAAAGCCCAACGGCTTGCCAAGCACTCGGCTACAAAGAGATTCAACAGTTTCTTCTAGGTGCTTTAGACAGAAATGAACTTCAAGAACGACTCATCATTAAAACCTGTCAATACGCCAAACGCCAGCGCACTTGGTTTCGCAACCAACATCCTGGTGCCGAAGTCTTTACTTACCAAAACTCTGAAGAAAGAGAGCTAGTTTTTAAGACCATCCTCGACGAATTTTAA